In bacterium, one genomic interval encodes:
- a CDS encoding aldo/keto reductase, whose translation LGRTGLKVGEVGLGTYQTFDVTGKSADAHCARVAEAFLDQGANFFDSAPMYGEAERVMGLALEKRRGEALIATKVLERDAKSARRSIERSFKLLRTDVIDLMQIHNMGGWRAVTPVLHEYQKEGRIRFIGITDYRPSNYPEMMEAMRTGLYDTIQIPCYLGETSCRKAVLPLARELNLGVIVMTPIKPLFARASLLKALGRADLSFLRPYGVETPGQALIKYVLADPAVSTVIPATGKVERAAENAAAGSGAPLPPDALHRLETLL comes from the coding sequence CTTGGGCCGGACGGGCCTGAAGGTCGGCGAGGTGGGCCTCGGCACCTACCAGACCTTCGATGTGACGGGAAAATCCGCCGACGCGCACTGCGCCCGCGTGGCCGAGGCGTTTCTCGATCAGGGGGCCAATTTCTTCGATTCGGCGCCGATGTACGGCGAGGCCGAGCGCGTCATGGGCCTCGCCCTCGAAAAGCGCCGGGGGGAGGCCCTCATCGCCACCAAGGTGCTCGAGCGCGACGCCAAATCAGCCCGGCGGAGCATCGAGCGATCCTTCAAGCTTCTCCGCACCGACGTCATCGACCTGATGCAGATTCACAACATGGGCGGCTGGCGGGCAGTGACGCCTGTTTTGCATGAATACCAGAAGGAAGGCCGCATCCGCTTCATCGGCATCACCGACTACCGCCCCTCGAACTATCCCGAGATGATGGAAGCGATGCGGACGGGCCTCTACGACACCATCCAGATTCCCTGCTACCTGGGCGAGACGAGCTGCCGGAAGGCGGTGCTGCCGCTGGCGCGGGAGCTGAATCTCGGTGTGATCGTCATGACGCCGATCAAGCCCCTTTTCGCGCGCGCGAGCCTTTTGAAGGCGCTGGGCCGGGCTGATCTTTCCTTTCTCCGGCCCTATGGTGTAGAAACCCCCGGCCAGGCGCTCATCAAGTATGTCCTCGCGGACCCGGCTGTCTCGACCGTCATCCCCGCCACGGGGAAAGTCGAGCGCGCCGCCGAGAACGCCGCGGCGGGTTCGGGCGCGCCGCTTCCGCCGGATGCGCTCCACCGGCTGGAAACGCTCCTTTAA